From Nitratidesulfovibrio vulgaris str. Hildenborough, a single genomic window includes:
- a CDS encoding 3'-5' exonuclease, translating into MTRPEGTMHKARRVASRLLDGLTRLPLLHTPWSGEAERLRQPVHAATFVVLDLEMTGLVPRRDAIIAVAGVTMRGERILAGRCFEAKMRPHLPPEEDAIAVHGLLPDETATHDDPAESLAAFRTFCGDSVPAGWHVGLDAAFLDAAAQRHGVRPWPRRTLDVRGLHLALRHRLPARAAALATKDADLYAVARVFDIDVADAHDATGDAWLTALVLQRLLVHGDCGHMTLGDLFHLAATGLHELNGATAMTF; encoded by the coding sequence ATGACGCGCCCTGAAGGCACCATGCACAAGGCGAGACGCGTCGCTTCACGCCTGCTGGACGGACTGACGCGGCTGCCGCTGCTGCACACCCCGTGGTCGGGAGAGGCTGAACGGCTGCGGCAACCCGTCCACGCCGCAACGTTCGTGGTACTCGACCTTGAGATGACGGGGCTTGTGCCGCGCCGCGACGCCATCATCGCCGTGGCTGGCGTGACCATGCGCGGTGAGCGCATCCTCGCCGGACGCTGCTTCGAGGCGAAGATGCGCCCGCATCTGCCCCCGGAAGAGGATGCCATCGCCGTGCACGGTCTCCTGCCCGACGAGACAGCCACCCACGACGACCCGGCGGAATCCCTTGCCGCCTTTCGCACCTTCTGTGGAGACAGCGTGCCCGCGGGGTGGCATGTGGGCCTCGATGCCGCATTCCTCGATGCCGCGGCGCAACGCCACGGGGTGCGCCCGTGGCCCCGCCGCACCCTCGACGTGCGAGGCCTGCACCTTGCCCTGCGCCACAGGCTGCCCGCCCGCGCCGCAGCCCTCGCCACGAAGGACGCCGACCTCTACGCCGTGGCACGCGTGTTCGACATCGATGTGGCTGACGCACACGACGCCACAGGCGACGCATGGCTCACCGCCCTCGTGCTGCAACGCCTTCTGGTTCATGGCGACTGCGGCCACATGACGCTTGGCGACCTCTTCCACCTTGCCGCCACGGGACTGCATGAACTGAACGGTGCCACGGCCATGACGTTCTAG
- a CDS encoding DUF294 nucleotidyltransferase-like domain-containing protein, with protein sequence MIPEDIIGFLRGIAPFSDCPSGALRRVAATAEVLFVPRGGRLPAAPDDIGTHLHLIRKGMVQGPTRPGWPGTVLAPGAWLDDATGATDTTGTAPCTALTDVLCILLERNAVADALATTPGLVALLAPRCSAALRDRAAAEMRRTTLLARHEADTWHHTTLATLTTRPAPCVAPGDAIGEAARAMVDSGGSAVLVVEGGCPCGIVTVRDLTARVLARGGDSAQPVGGIMSSPVFTLPPETPALDALLAMTARGIHHVAVVPETLAHGEAPHAMLHPDARCAAQEGDDGDRERGGGDGHTGVDRFDGQGRDSTHHRESPHDSRADDTPPCLLSSDDLLSLRGTSPAALFAALREAKGLSDLVGVATRVDALAFDLLCEGAGPEALHTVTARLHDRLALRLIHMAEETLGPPPVPYAFMTFGPAAREEALLRPVQRTGIVFMPPPDEASPETGMRAARYCRSVATFVTDGLAALGFARDPQGRMAPALTLPLHRWMALCANGEATNEAEGEASDAAGVNGSAPSISLARAGRGARESATASSPPPGLSASGMGSPPLLAPRIPTADLCDARTLHGAESLTSTVRDAARHAVCHAAHPAIRHTPTADAMTRGQALSHPDPHAMLQALVDAVRLLAVRLGVDAVGTRSRLRLAEGQAKPDTASVYPEARCALDVLLLITAHDAARGGPAPEVPTDMPSAPRSPLEALALRRAEAAVARFIHHVNGRDTVSPRPPRTRAGQDHDAP encoded by the coding sequence GTGATCCCCGAAGACATCATCGGCTTCCTGCGCGGCATCGCCCCCTTCTCGGACTGCCCTTCGGGTGCGTTGCGGCGAGTCGCCGCGACGGCGGAGGTACTCTTCGTCCCCAGGGGCGGGCGGCTTCCCGCAGCCCCTGATGACATCGGCACGCACCTGCACCTCATCCGCAAGGGGATGGTGCAAGGCCCCACTCGCCCCGGCTGGCCCGGAACGGTGCTCGCGCCGGGGGCATGGCTCGACGACGCGACTGGCGCGACCGACACGACCGGCACCGCACCCTGCACGGCCCTCACCGACGTACTCTGCATCCTTCTGGAACGGAATGCCGTGGCAGACGCCCTTGCAACCACACCGGGGCTTGTTGCGCTGCTCGCCCCCCGTTGCAGCGCGGCCCTTCGTGACAGGGCGGCGGCGGAGATGCGACGGACGACCCTGCTGGCGCGGCACGAGGCGGACACATGGCACCATACCACGCTGGCAACGCTCACCACCCGCCCCGCCCCGTGTGTCGCCCCCGGCGACGCCATCGGCGAAGCGGCACGCGCCATGGTCGACAGCGGCGGCAGTGCCGTGCTGGTGGTCGAAGGCGGCTGTCCCTGCGGCATCGTCACCGTGCGTGACCTCACAGCCCGTGTGCTGGCGCGGGGTGGGGACAGCGCGCAGCCCGTAGGCGGCATCATGTCATCGCCGGTCTTCACCTTGCCCCCCGAGACACCCGCCCTCGACGCGCTGCTTGCCATGACGGCACGTGGCATCCACCATGTGGCCGTCGTACCCGAGACTCTCGCGCATGGCGAAGCCCCTCACGCCATGCTTCACCCCGATGCGAGATGCGCAGCACAAGAAGGGGACGACGGAGACAGGGAACGTGGCGGGGGGGACGGGCACACCGGGGTCGACAGGTTTGACGGGCAGGGCAGGGACAGCACACACCACCGGGAGTCGCCCCACGACAGCCGTGCAGACGACACGCCACCCTGTCTGCTGTCCTCCGACGACCTCCTGTCATTGCGCGGGACATCCCCTGCGGCCCTCTTCGCAGCCCTGCGCGAGGCCAAGGGGCTTTCCGACCTCGTGGGGGTCGCCACCCGCGTCGATGCACTGGCCTTCGACCTGCTTTGCGAAGGGGCCGGGCCCGAAGCACTGCACACGGTGACCGCCCGTCTGCACGACCGCCTTGCACTACGCCTCATCCACATGGCGGAAGAGACGCTGGGGCCGCCCCCCGTGCCTTACGCCTTCATGACCTTCGGGCCGGCGGCCCGCGAAGAGGCGTTGCTGCGCCCCGTGCAACGGACGGGTATCGTCTTCATGCCCCCGCCCGACGAGGCGTCCCCTGAGACAGGAATGCGTGCAGCCCGCTACTGCCGCAGCGTAGCCACCTTCGTCACCGACGGACTCGCGGCACTGGGCTTTGCCCGCGACCCGCAAGGACGCATGGCCCCGGCACTCACGCTGCCCCTGCACCGATGGATGGCCCTGTGTGCCAATGGAGAGGCCACCAACGAAGCCGAGGGGGAGGCCAGTGATGCCGCCGGGGTCAACGGCAGCGCCCCGTCCATCTCCCTCGCACGGGCGGGGCGTGGGGCTAGGGAGTCTGCGACCGCATCCTCCCCTCCCCCCGGCCTTTCGGCTTCCGGCATGGGCAGCCCGCCACTGCTGGCCCCCCGCATCCCAACCGCAGACCTGTGCGACGCACGTACCCTTCACGGTGCGGAATCGCTCACCTCGACAGTGCGCGATGCCGCCCGTCATGCTGTCTGTCACGCCGCCCATCCCGCAATCCGGCACACACCCACGGCAGATGCGATGACCCGCGGACAGGCCCTCAGCCATCCCGACCCGCACGCCATGCTTCAGGCCCTCGTGGATGCGGTACGCCTTCTCGCTGTGCGCCTTGGCGTCGACGCTGTCGGCACGCGGTCGCGCCTCCGCCTTGCAGAAGGACAGGCGAAGCCAGACACGGCTTCGGTCTACCCTGAAGCACGATGCGCCCTCGACGTGCTTCTGCTCATCACCGCCCACGATGCGGCCCGTGGCGGCCCCGCCCCGGAAGTCCCCACCGACATGCCGTCCGCCCCGCGGTCACCCCTCGAAGCCCTCGCCCTGCGCAGGGCCGAAGCCGCCGTCGCCAGATTCATCCACCACGTCAACGGTCGGGACACTGTGTCGCCGCGGCCTCCGCGGACAAGGGCAGGGCAAGACCATGACGCGCCCTGA
- a CDS encoding DUF294 nucleotidyltransferase-like domain-containing protein: MTKEPRPAAPPTSPGRRDPGGADTSPPSCLTPLSSLVLHPPLTLDRETSLGEAAARMVEAQVSAVLVGEATRPEGIITERDITRLVAEHRGMAHARPLGRVMRGGVVTIGEGSTTGEAVLRMAEHGIRHLLVVSGEGTPRGILEERDLLSGDTASPFAVASAIDTSTDATALGMAHETLHRLIRRYTSEGIAAVRLGRIVAGLRDRLVTRAAHLALQTMPTPPPSPFAVGVLGSHARREQFFATDQDVALVLSDASGDIPPDAVAAWFARFGEALAQMLVHAGLPPCPHGIMPSSPAWRRTMRSWRTVVDGACRTPDAPAVVTLSILADLRGLNDGFDLCPRLTDHLCHRLATTSLPLRLMGREAVRHAPKLGMFNRLPVIRDGKDGEYIDLKRCGLFTLMQGARALALERAGASVSGNASHNDAAGRGITSPSDTASRLAALRQCGIPGGELGDDIAHAWDVLLGLRLRGQVAHEAHAQPVDRQQKGPSWATEAMMTDEKALHDATGTTSLVMAAAPSSGGTSPAKATKGGGSALLDVGALAPLEREGLRRCLIVVDTFASWLEHRFGLHLIG, from the coding sequence ATGACAAAGGAACCACGGCCCGCCGCCCCGCCAACGTCACCCGGACGGAGAGACCCCGGGGGTGCCGACACCTCACCGCCCTCATGCCTCACCCCCCTCTCCTCGCTGGTATTGCATCCACCACTGACCCTCGACCGTGAGACGTCACTGGGCGAAGCGGCAGCGCGTATGGTAGAAGCGCAGGTCTCGGCGGTGCTGGTGGGCGAGGCGACCCGCCCCGAAGGCATCATCACCGAACGCGACATCACCCGCCTCGTCGCCGAACACAGGGGCATGGCCCACGCGCGCCCACTCGGGCGGGTCATGCGGGGAGGGGTCGTCACCATCGGTGAAGGCTCGACCACGGGCGAGGCCGTGCTTCGCATGGCCGAACACGGCATACGCCATCTGCTGGTGGTATCCGGCGAGGGCACGCCCCGGGGCATCCTCGAGGAACGCGACCTGTTGTCCGGTGATACGGCAAGCCCCTTTGCCGTGGCTTCGGCCATCGACACCTCCACCGACGCCACCGCACTCGGCATGGCGCACGAGACCCTGCATCGTCTCATCCGCCGATACACGTCCGAAGGCATCGCTGCAGTACGACTGGGTCGCATCGTCGCAGGGCTGCGCGACAGGCTGGTGACACGCGCCGCCCACCTCGCACTCCAGACCATGCCCACCCCGCCTCCATCGCCATTCGCCGTGGGGGTGCTGGGCAGCCACGCCCGACGGGAACAGTTCTTCGCCACCGACCAGGATGTGGCCCTCGTGCTGTCCGACGCCAGCGGCGACATCCCCCCTGACGCAGTGGCGGCATGGTTCGCCCGGTTCGGCGAGGCACTGGCACAGATGCTCGTCCATGCGGGGCTGCCGCCCTGCCCTCACGGCATCATGCCCTCCAGCCCCGCGTGGCGACGCACCATGCGAAGCTGGCGCACTGTCGTGGACGGGGCCTGCCGCACCCCCGACGCCCCTGCCGTGGTCACACTCTCCATCCTTGCCGACCTGCGCGGGCTCAACGACGGATTCGACCTCTGCCCGCGCCTGACCGACCACCTCTGCCACCGCCTTGCCACAACCTCGCTGCCCCTGCGACTCATGGGACGCGAAGCCGTGCGCCATGCTCCGAAGCTCGGCATGTTCAACCGGCTGCCAGTCATCCGCGACGGCAAGGACGGCGAGTACATCGACCTCAAACGGTGCGGTCTCTTCACCCTGATGCAGGGGGCGAGAGCGCTCGCCCTTGAACGGGCCGGCGCATCCGTCTCGGGCAACGCATCGCACAACGACGCTGCCGGCCGGGGTATAACGTCACCCTCCGATACCGCGTCGCGCCTTGCCGCCCTCAGGCAATGCGGCATTCCCGGCGGGGAACTCGGCGACGACATCGCCCATGCGTGGGACGTCCTGCTCGGGCTTCGCCTGCGGGGACAGGTCGCGCACGAGGCCCACGCCCAGCCCGTAGACCGGCAGCAGAAAGGTCCGTCGTGGGCAACGGAAGCCATGATGACAGATGAAAAGGCCCTGCACGACGCAACCGGCACGACATCGCTGGTCATGGCAGCCGCACCATCCTCCGGGGGAACCTCCCCCGCGAAGGCCACGAAGGGAGGCGGCAGCGCCCTGCTGGACGTGGGAGCCCTCGCCCCGCTGGAACGCGAAGGGCTGCGGCGCTGCCTCATCGTCGTGGATACCTTCGCGTCATGGCTCGAACACCGCTTCGGGCTGCATCTCATCGGGTGA
- a CDS encoding sodium:solute symporter family transporter — MPEFTSTLGQPNAVSILFFFAFVAFTLAITWFAARRSRSASEFYAAGRSVTGLQNGLALAGDYMSAASFLGIAGLVSLKGYDGLIYSIGFLVGWPLMMFLIAEPLRNLGRYTFADVVAYRLRQKPIRIAAACGSLMTVCFYLIAQMVGSGALVQLMFGIRYEYAVVAVGFIMMAYVLFGGMLATTWVQITKAVLLLGGATAMVVMVLAQFDYSPTRLFVTAAAKHGEAMLAPGGLVSNPWDAISLGMALMFGTAGLPHILMRFYTVPDARAARKSVFYATGLISYFYVLTFIIGFGAMMLVGPDAIRMFDKGGNMAAPLLAEVTGGTMFLGFIAAVAFATILAVVAGLTLAGATTFSHDLYANVFKGGQSNEADEVRVAKRATIALGVIAMLLGIAFKGQNVAFMVGLAFAIAASANLPALLLSIMWRGCSTTGAVWAIVTGGVLAVGLIIVSPTVWTDVFHLGTAPFPLKNPALLSMPAAFMAGIAGSLLRPDSEESARFDAQKIRNYLGVGAE, encoded by the coding sequence ATGCCTGAGTTCACCAGCACTCTCGGACAGCCCAACGCCGTCTCCATCCTCTTCTTCTTCGCCTTCGTCGCCTTCACGTTGGCCATCACGTGGTTCGCGGCACGCCGCAGCCGTTCGGCCTCGGAATTCTATGCGGCGGGGCGTAGCGTCACCGGACTGCAGAACGGCCTCGCCCTCGCGGGCGACTACATGAGTGCGGCCTCGTTTCTCGGCATCGCCGGACTGGTGTCGCTGAAGGGGTACGACGGCCTCATCTACTCCATCGGCTTTCTCGTGGGCTGGCCGCTCATGATGTTCCTCATCGCCGAACCCCTGCGCAATCTCGGCCGGTACACCTTCGCGGATGTCGTGGCCTACAGGCTGCGGCAGAAGCCCATACGCATCGCTGCCGCGTGCGGGTCGCTGATGACGGTGTGCTTCTACCTCATCGCCCAGATGGTGGGGTCGGGAGCACTGGTGCAGCTCATGTTCGGCATCCGCTACGAATACGCCGTGGTGGCCGTGGGCTTCATCATGATGGCCTATGTGCTCTTCGGCGGCATGCTGGCCACGACATGGGTGCAGATAACCAAGGCGGTGCTGCTCCTTGGCGGTGCCACGGCCATGGTGGTGATGGTTCTCGCGCAGTTCGACTACAGCCCCACCCGTCTCTTCGTGACCGCAGCCGCGAAGCACGGCGAGGCGATGCTGGCCCCCGGCGGCCTCGTGTCCAACCCGTGGGACGCCATCTCGCTGGGCATGGCACTCATGTTCGGCACGGCAGGGCTTCCGCACATCCTCATGCGCTTCTACACGGTGCCCGACGCCCGCGCCGCCCGTAAATCGGTGTTCTATGCCACCGGTCTCATCTCGTACTTCTACGTGCTCACCTTCATCATCGGCTTCGGTGCCATGATGCTTGTCGGCCCCGACGCCATCCGCATGTTCGACAAGGGCGGCAACATGGCGGCCCCGCTGCTGGCGGAAGTGACAGGTGGCACCATGTTCCTCGGCTTCATCGCCGCCGTCGCCTTCGCCACCATCCTCGCCGTGGTCGCGGGTCTGACGCTGGCAGGGGCGACGACCTTCTCCCACGACCTCTACGCCAATGTCTTCAAGGGCGGACAGTCGAACGAGGCGGATGAGGTCCGCGTGGCCAAACGCGCCACCATCGCCCTCGGCGTCATCGCCATGCTGCTGGGCATCGCCTTCAAGGGACAGAACGTGGCCTTCATGGTCGGACTGGCCTTCGCCATCGCCGCCAGTGCCAACCTGCCCGCACTCCTCCTGTCCATCATGTGGCGCGGCTGCAGCACCACCGGCGCAGTGTGGGCCATTGTCACCGGGGGCGTTCTCGCCGTGGGCCTCATCATCGTCAGCCCCACCGTCTGGACGGATGTGTTCCACCTCGGCACGGCCCCCTTCCCGCTCAAAAACCCGGCCCTGCTTTCCATGCCCGCCGCGTTCATGGCCGGAATCGCCGGGTCGCTGTTGCGCCCCGACAGTGAGGAGTCCGCCCGCTTCGACGCCCAGAAGATTCGCAACTACCTCGGCGTAGGCGCGGAGTGA
- a CDS encoding DUF485 domain-containing protein, with the protein MSGPTTHKAPDERHFDLFVRRSRTVSMSMTALMLVIYFGFIMLLAFGRDLLTARLESGLTVGIPLGIGIIISASLLTGIYVWWANTKYDSDVRTIVESMKGDDHA; encoded by the coding sequence ATGTCAGGCCCGACAACGCACAAGGCCCCCGACGAACGTCACTTCGACCTGTTCGTCCGCCGCAGCCGCACCGTCTCGATGTCCATGACCGCGCTCATGCTGGTCATCTACTTCGGGTTCATCATGCTGCTGGCCTTCGGACGCGACCTGCTCACCGCCCGTCTCGAAAGCGGTCTCACCGTGGGCATTCCACTCGGCATCGGCATCATCATCTCCGCGTCGCTTCTCACGGGCATCTACGTATGGTGGGCCAACACGAAATACGACAGCGACGTTCGAACCATCGTCGAAAGCATGAAGGGGGACGACCATGCCTGA
- the gmd gene encoding GDP-mannose 4,6-dehydratase: MKRALITGITGQDGAYLAEFLLAKGYEVHGIKRRASLFNTDRIDHLYQDPHEKRRRFILHYGDMTDASNLIRIVQEVQPDEVYNLAAQSHVKVSFELPEYTANVDALGPLRLLEAIRILGLEKSTRFYQASTSELFGLVQEVPQTERTPFYPRSPYACAKLYAYWIAVNYREAYGMYACNGILFNHESPVRGETFVTRKITRALARTVLGLTNGLHLGNLNALRDWGHARDYVEMQWLMLQQDKPEDFVIATGHQYSVRDFVATAAGELGLALEWHGEGVDEKGVVTSVDAKALERLTGAAGASCPVKPGDVLVQVDPRYFRPTEVETLLGDPTRAHERLGWKPRTTFADMVAEMVREDVNLARRDAVCKVAGFRAFSYNE; encoded by the coding sequence ATGAAGCGCGCGCTCATCACCGGCATCACCGGGCAGGACGGGGCCTACCTCGCCGAATTCCTGCTTGCCAAAGGCTATGAGGTGCACGGCATCAAGCGCCGGGCCTCGCTTTTCAATACCGACCGCATCGACCACCTCTATCAGGACCCGCACGAGAAGCGCAGACGGTTCATCCTGCATTACGGCGACATGACCGATGCCAGCAATCTCATCCGCATCGTGCAGGAGGTGCAGCCCGACGAGGTCTACAACCTCGCGGCGCAGAGTCATGTGAAGGTGTCGTTCGAACTGCCTGAATATACGGCCAATGTCGACGCACTGGGGCCGTTGCGGCTGCTTGAGGCCATTCGCATCCTCGGCCTGGAGAAGAGCACGCGCTTCTATCAGGCCTCCACATCGGAGCTTTTCGGGCTGGTGCAGGAAGTGCCGCAGACGGAACGCACCCCCTTCTATCCCCGTTCCCCCTACGCCTGCGCCAAACTCTATGCCTACTGGATTGCGGTCAACTACCGCGAGGCCTACGGCATGTACGCCTGCAACGGCATCCTCTTCAATCACGAGTCGCCTGTGCGCGGCGAGACCTTCGTCACGCGCAAGATTACCCGTGCGCTGGCGCGGACGGTGCTTGGGCTGACCAACGGTCTGCATCTCGGCAATCTCAACGCCCTGCGCGACTGGGGGCACGCCCGTGACTACGTGGAGATGCAGTGGCTCATGTTGCAACAGGACAAGCCCGAAGATTTCGTCATCGCCACCGGACATCAGTATTCGGTGCGCGACTTCGTGGCCACGGCTGCAGGTGAACTCGGTCTTGCACTGGAGTGGCACGGCGAGGGCGTGGACGAGAAGGGTGTTGTCACGTCGGTGGATGCGAAGGCGCTGGAACGGTTGACCGGTGCCGCCGGGGCTTCGTGCCCCGTGAAGCCGGGCGACGTTCTGGTGCAGGTCGACCCGCGCTACTTCCGTCCCACCGAGGTCGAGACGCTGCTGGGCGACCCGACGCGGGCCCATGAACGCCTCGGATGGAAACCGCGGACGACCTTCGCCGACATGGTGGCGGAGATGGTCCGCGAGGACGTGAACCTCGCCCGCCGCGACGCCGTATGCAAGGTGGCCGGTTTCAGGGCCTTCAGTTACAACGAATAG